Proteins encoded within one genomic window of Oceaniferula marina:
- the rpsM gene encoding 30S ribosomal protein S13: MARIFGIEIPNEKRIEASLPYIYGVGRQTSKRILEQAGVDPDIRTGQLSEEQLVKIAQVITSEGILIEGDLRREKQAAMKRLSAINCYRGIRHRVGLPVRGQRTSTNARTRKGKKRTVGAKK; the protein is encoded by the coding sequence ATGGCACGTATATTCGGTATCGAAATTCCAAATGAGAAGCGCATTGAAGCTTCTCTTCCCTACATTTATGGCGTTGGTCGTCAGACCTCCAAGCGCATCCTCGAGCAGGCAGGAGTGGATCCTGACATCCGCACCGGTCAGCTCTCTGAAGAGCAACTTGTGAAAATTGCCCAGGTGATTACCTCTGAAGGTATTCTCATCGAAGGTGATCTTCGTCGTGAAAAGCAGGCGGCAATGAAACGCCTCTCTGCTATTAACTGTTACCGTGGCATCCGTCACCGTGTCGGTCTGCCGGTTCGCGGTCAACGCACCAGCACCAACGCCCGGACCCGCAAGGGTAAGAAGCGCACTGTCGGAGCGAAGAAGTAA
- a CDS encoding GAF domain-containing SpoIIE family protein phosphatase, which yields MVWIADDFPLLLLVGPDLLAVMIAIAALLFVICLLALRKTALRLEAIKKEKEEILGEEMRMFDFLHHLGLAIERDITRNQLHKEIVDGFSKVLNADGGGLYLLSDDRKSLLPKYISKDCPPLVGVPVEIRHRAQKDPRAMDSYVRLTKVSVDEGVLGAALATGECMHVSNVKNHEAFRDAFVRYDEDVSALLSPLKHGGRDLGVVAVVRRLEHGGFSQNDFEVFRSVSEQSAFAMGNAMIHQELAEKRKLDDEIRTARDVQHVLLPSKEPKISGYRVSGSNTPARMISGDYFDYIDLPNDRAGIVIADVTGKGVPAGLLMAMCRSVLRMTSQNTSSPAEALAQVNRNLFPDVREDMFVSLAYVILDKTSGNVCMARAGHDAPLMFRSNIRNIEVIKPPGLAIGIDEGAVFERVTKDLSLQMESGDCLLLYTDGVCEAVDKHENEFGADRLESEFMKSAPMGAEAVVDSIKQAVSSFAGAEPQMDDITVIAIEKR from the coding sequence ATGGTGTGGATAGCTGATGATTTTCCCTTACTATTGTTAGTAGGTCCAGACTTGCTGGCAGTGATGATCGCGATTGCCGCATTGTTGTTCGTGATTTGTTTGTTGGCTTTGCGGAAGACCGCCCTGCGTTTGGAGGCGATCAAGAAAGAAAAAGAGGAGATCCTTGGTGAAGAGATGAGGATGTTTGACTTTCTTCATCACCTTGGCTTAGCCATCGAGAGGGATATTACCCGCAATCAGTTGCACAAGGAGATTGTGGACGGGTTTAGCAAGGTATTAAACGCCGATGGTGGAGGCTTGTATCTCTTGAGTGATGACCGCAAGAGTCTCCTTCCCAAATACATTTCGAAGGATTGCCCCCCATTGGTAGGGGTTCCAGTCGAGATTCGGCACCGAGCCCAGAAGGATCCGCGCGCCATGGACAGTTACGTCAGGCTGACCAAGGTGTCGGTTGATGAGGGAGTATTGGGGGCGGCTCTGGCGACAGGCGAGTGTATGCATGTGAGCAACGTGAAAAATCACGAGGCGTTTCGGGATGCTTTTGTTCGTTATGACGAAGACGTATCCGCCTTATTGTCACCGCTAAAACATGGGGGGCGCGATCTCGGTGTGGTTGCTGTTGTGCGGAGACTGGAGCATGGAGGGTTTTCGCAGAATGATTTTGAAGTGTTTCGTTCGGTTTCTGAGCAGTCGGCATTTGCGATGGGGAATGCCATGATTCATCAGGAGCTTGCAGAAAAGCGTAAGCTGGATGATGAGATTAGGACGGCTCGTGATGTTCAGCATGTTCTCTTACCCTCCAAGGAACCGAAAATTTCCGGCTATCGGGTTAGTGGTAGCAATACGCCAGCGCGTATGATCAGTGGTGACTACTTTGACTATATCGATCTGCCGAATGACAGGGCAGGCATCGTGATCGCCGATGTTACCGGAAAAGGAGTGCCCGCCGGATTGTTGATGGCGATGTGCCGCAGTGTGCTCCGAATGACATCCCAGAATACGAGCAGTCCGGCAGAGGCTTTGGCCCAGGTCAATCGTAACCTTTTCCCGGATGTGCGTGAAGACATGTTCGTTAGCCTGGCGTATGTCATTCTGGATAAAACCAGTGGCAATGTGTGTATGGCCCGTGCGGGGCATGATGCTCCTTTGATGTTCCGTAGCAATATTCGAAATATCGAGGTGATCAAACCTCCCGGTCTAGCGATTGGGATCGATGAAGGTGCTGTGTTCGAACGTGTGACCAAGGATCTCTCCCTGCAAATGGAATCCGGGGACTGCCTGTTGTTATATACTGATGGAGTCTGTGAGGCTGTCGATAAACATGAAAATGAATTTGGTGCCGATCGACTCGAAAGTGAGTTTATGAAGTCGGCTCCCATGGGAGCTGAAGCGGTTGTGGATTCTATCAAACAGGCTGTTTCTTCTTTTGCTGGGGCAGAACCTCAAATGGATGATATTACAGTGATCGCGATAGAAAAGCGATAA
- the dnaK gene encoding molecular chaperone DnaK: MAKILGIDLGTTNSCMAVMEGGEPNVLENSEGARTTPSVVAFTKSGERLVGQAAKRQAVTNPKNTIFSAKRLIGRKFSELSEDDKQLPYKVVEAESGDAHIEVEVGGETKVYSPQEISAMILGKLKSDAEAKLGETITEAVITVPAYFNDSQRNATKAAGEIAGLKVRRIINEPTAASLAYGLDKKSDEKIAVYDLGGGTFDISVLEIGDGVFEVLATDGDTQLGGDDWDKAIINWIVQEFKAAEGVDLSGQPDALQRIREEAEKAKIALSSSQSYDINLPFITADQTGPKHIQSTLTRAKLEQVTDGLFDRTKKPVIDCLSEAGVSASEIDELVLVGGMTRMPKVQEVAGELAGKAPHKGVNPDEVVAIGASIQGGVLQGDVTDVLLLDVTPLSLSIETMGSVATPMIERNTTIPAKKSQTFSTAADNQPAVDIRICQGERKMFDDNKLLGNFRLDGIEPAPRGMPQIEVTFDIDANGILHVSAKDKNSGKEQKISIEGSSGLSDDEIEKAKRDAEEHAEEDAKRAEAVETKNNAENLVNQVEKQIGELGEQLPAEIKSGIESKIEAVKAALKADDLDGIKSATADLEASLQELAQAAQAAGAAAGGAGAAPAPDATAADTGEKSSEPKQAKGKVVDAEVVED; this comes from the coding sequence ATGGCAAAGATACTCGGAATTGACCTTGGAACCACAAACTCCTGCATGGCTGTGATGGAGGGGGGGGAACCCAATGTTCTTGAAAACTCGGAGGGTGCCCGCACCACTCCATCTGTTGTAGCATTTACAAAAAGCGGTGAGCGACTTGTTGGTCAGGCCGCTAAGCGTCAGGCTGTCACCAACCCCAAAAACACCATCTTCTCAGCTAAGCGTTTGATCGGGCGTAAGTTTTCCGAGCTTAGCGAGGATGATAAGCAGCTTCCTTACAAGGTGGTAGAGGCGGAAAGTGGTGATGCTCACATCGAAGTCGAGGTGGGAGGTGAAACCAAGGTGTATTCACCCCAGGAAATCTCGGCGATGATTCTGGGTAAATTAAAATCGGATGCGGAAGCCAAGCTCGGAGAAACCATTACCGAGGCTGTGATTACCGTTCCCGCTTATTTTAACGATTCCCAGCGTAACGCAACCAAGGCTGCGGGTGAAATCGCAGGACTCAAGGTGCGCCGGATCATCAACGAGCCGACGGCAGCCTCATTGGCCTATGGTTTGGATAAGAAGTCGGATGAAAAAATCGCCGTGTATGACCTCGGTGGTGGAACCTTCGATATCTCGGTGCTCGAGATTGGCGACGGTGTATTCGAAGTGCTTGCAACCGATGGTGACACCCAACTCGGAGGTGATGATTGGGATAAGGCCATCATTAACTGGATCGTCCAGGAGTTTAAAGCCGCAGAGGGAGTTGATCTCAGTGGTCAGCCGGATGCTTTGCAGCGGATTCGAGAAGAAGCTGAAAAGGCAAAAATCGCATTGAGCTCCTCACAGAGTTACGACATTAATCTGCCATTCATCACTGCGGACCAGACTGGTCCTAAGCATATCCAAAGCACGCTCACTCGTGCCAAGCTCGAGCAGGTCACCGATGGATTGTTCGATCGGACTAAAAAGCCGGTAATTGACTGCCTCAGTGAGGCTGGTGTTTCCGCCAGCGAGATTGATGAGTTGGTGCTTGTTGGGGGAATGACCCGGATGCCTAAGGTGCAGGAAGTGGCTGGAGAATTGGCCGGTAAAGCTCCTCACAAAGGGGTTAACCCGGACGAGGTGGTTGCTATTGGAGCCTCCATTCAGGGTGGTGTCTTGCAAGGGGATGTGACCGATGTCCTGTTGCTCGATGTCACGCCATTGAGTCTTTCCATTGAAACCATGGGTAGTGTTGCCACTCCCATGATTGAGCGCAATACCACCATCCCGGCGAAAAAGTCCCAAACGTTTTCAACGGCTGCTGATAATCAGCCAGCTGTGGATATTCGAATCTGCCAGGGCGAGCGTAAGATGTTTGATGATAACAAGTTGCTCGGAAACTTCCGTCTTGACGGAATTGAACCTGCACCTCGCGGTATGCCTCAGATCGAAGTGACCTTTGATATCGATGCAAACGGCATTCTTCATGTGTCTGCAAAGGATAAAAATAGCGGCAAAGAGCAGAAAATTTCCATTGAGGGGTCAAGTGGTCTCTCCGACGATGAAATTGAAAAGGCGAAACGTGACGCTGAAGAGCATGCTGAAGAAGACGCCAAGCGCGCCGAAGCTGTGGAAACCAAGAACAATGCCGAAAACCTGGTGAATCAGGTCGAGAAGCAAATAGGTGAGCTTGGTGAGCAATTGCCGGCAGAGATCAAGTCGGGTATCGAATCCAAGATTGAAGCCGTTAAGGCTGCTCTTAAGGCTGATGACCTCGATGGTATCAAATCCGCTACTGCGGACTTGGAGGCCTCCCTTCAGGAACTTGCTCAGGCGGCTCAAGCCGCAGGTGCCGCTGCTGGTGGTGCCGGAGCTGCGCCAGCCCCTGATGCGACTGCAGCAGATACTGGTGAAAAATCATCCGAGCCAAAACAGGCCAAAGGAAAGGTGGTCGACGCTGAAGTCGTCGAAGACTAA
- the rpsD gene encoding 30S ribosomal protein S4 codes for MARYTGPKDKISRRFGVALFGPSKALERRSFPPGQHGVRAGRRKKSDYAVALGEKQKLRFQYGVLEKQFRSYYAEASRRRGITGDLLLQILELRLDNVCYRLGLGNTRSASRQMVNHGHIQVNGTRVDIASYQCKPGDVISVQDKPSSQQLGLRYMDLTQAVPLKEWLTLDRATMTGRIARTPENDDMDAQVNVQLVVELYSR; via the coding sequence ATGGCTCGTTATACTGGCCCCAAAGATAAAATCAGCCGCCGTTTCGGTGTTGCATTATTCGGACCTTCCAAGGCGCTTGAACGTCGTAGCTTCCCTCCCGGGCAGCACGGTGTGCGTGCAGGACGCCGTAAGAAATCTGACTACGCCGTTGCGCTTGGTGAGAAGCAGAAGCTTCGTTTCCAATACGGTGTGCTCGAGAAGCAGTTCCGTTCCTACTACGCGGAAGCCTCCCGTCGTCGCGGCATTACCGGTGACCTGTTGCTTCAGATTCTTGAGCTTCGTCTCGACAACGTTTGCTACCGTCTCGGATTGGGCAACACTCGCTCCGCATCTCGTCAAATGGTGAACCACGGTCACATTCAAGTGAACGGTACGCGGGTGGACATCGCCAGCTACCAGTGCAAACCCGGTGACGTCATCAGCGTGCAGGACAAACCAAGCTCACAGCAGCTTGGACTGCGTTACATGGACCTTACCCAGGCTGTGCCGCTGAAGGAATGGTTGACACTCGACCGTGCTACCATGACCGGACGTATCGCCCGGACACCTGAAAACGACGATATGGACGCTCAAGTCAACGTCCAGCTCGTGGTCGAACTTTACTCACGTTAA
- the lysA gene encoding diaminopimelate decarboxylase: MHSFHYQNGSLHCEEVDLNQVADVHGTPAYVYSANTIRDHYRRLDQAMAGVNHGIEYAVKANSNLSVLKLLVEEGSGFDIVSGGELRRVIEAGGDAGKCTFAGVGKTREEIEYALQQGIYCFNAESEEEVAFINQVAGEMGVKAPVAFRVNPNVDAKTHKYISTGKSENKFGVDFVGIEAAYDRAASLPHVTLKGLQMHIGSQLTSLQPFVEAVEKVTPLALSLKSAYGIEFFSIGGGVGIVYDPALESGKPEWWAAQEEEHKPLTIEQYVAGVLPTLEKTGLKILVEPGRYIVGNAGVMLTRCLYEKKGSAKTFRIVDAGMNDLIRPALYQGHHDIVPLNEPRDAAMTQVDVVGPICETGDFFCQNADLPDFSPGEAIALMSAGAYGFVMASNYNSRGLPVEILVDGSDAKVVRPRQSLDDILASEKAVL; this comes from the coding sequence ATGCACTCATTTCATTACCAGAATGGTTCACTGCATTGCGAGGAGGTCGATTTGAATCAAGTCGCCGATGTTCATGGAACGCCAGCTTATGTTTATAGCGCGAATACAATCCGGGATCACTACCGCCGCCTCGATCAGGCGATGGCGGGCGTGAACCACGGCATTGAGTATGCCGTCAAAGCCAATTCGAACCTTTCCGTGCTGAAACTATTGGTGGAGGAGGGGAGCGGGTTTGATATCGTCTCGGGTGGAGAATTGCGCCGGGTGATCGAAGCGGGGGGGGATGCCGGGAAGTGCACTTTTGCTGGTGTGGGCAAGACCCGTGAGGAAATTGAATATGCGTTGCAGCAGGGGATCTATTGCTTTAATGCTGAGAGTGAGGAAGAAGTGGCATTTATTAATCAGGTGGCTGGAGAGATGGGGGTGAAGGCCCCGGTCGCCTTCCGGGTGAATCCGAATGTAGATGCCAAAACCCATAAGTATATTTCCACCGGCAAGTCTGAGAATAAGTTCGGGGTGGATTTTGTTGGTATTGAAGCGGCCTATGATCGTGCTGCATCCTTGCCTCATGTGACCCTGAAAGGATTGCAGATGCATATTGGCTCCCAGTTGACTTCCTTGCAGCCATTTGTTGAGGCTGTTGAGAAGGTGACTCCTCTGGCACTTTCTCTGAAGAGCGCCTATGGCATTGAATTTTTCTCGATCGGTGGCGGTGTCGGAATCGTTTATGATCCAGCCCTCGAATCTGGCAAACCCGAGTGGTGGGCTGCCCAGGAGGAGGAACACAAACCCTTGACCATTGAGCAATACGTCGCTGGTGTGCTGCCGACCCTTGAAAAGACCGGGTTGAAGATTCTGGTCGAACCTGGCCGTTATATCGTGGGTAATGCCGGCGTGATGCTGACCCGCTGTCTCTACGAGAAAAAGGGAAGCGCCAAGACCTTCCGGATCGTGGATGCTGGTATGAACGACTTGATCCGCCCGGCCCTCTACCAAGGGCATCATGATATTGTCCCCTTGAACGAGCCGCGCGATGCCGCGATGACCCAAGTGGATGTGGTTGGCCCGATTTGTGAAACAGGTGACTTCTTCTGCCAGAATGCCGATTTGCCGGACTTCTCGCCGGGTGAGGCGATTGCCTTGATGAGTGCCGGAGCCTACGGGTTTGTGATGGCGTCGAATTATAACTCACGGGGGCTGCCGGTGGAAATCCTCGTCGATGGATCGGATGCCAAGGTGGTTCGTCCCCGCCAAAGCCTCGATGATATTCTCGCCAGCGAAAAAGCAGTGCTGTGA
- a CDS encoding serine hydrolase domain-containing protein has product MWTKEGLKERFERNFRERGELGASVSVWQKGQELVSMADGWCERQQERPWTKETLVPFYSMTKGLASATMLMLMDELGVEPEDEVGSIWPEFPVPQGTIAQMMSHQLGVAALDVVAEVWDHEAVIASIEKQTPNWSLEEGGHGYHPRTFGFLLEEMVRRMSGCSLGEVWRTEIADPLGLDAWIGLPLSEFGRVAVLYPGKMDKGDLESGFYRELHRKQSLVSRSFFSPRGLNSVREMNEMRARQAALPAMGGIGTAAAVAQFYQAACGAISFFSPQVLGWIRGMQACGFDRILQTRTAFSCGFQMDPMNEEGSKERMHYGRSPQGFGHPGAGGSHAYADPESGLSFAYVMNQMELSPLPGPKSLDMVAYLCGDESI; this is encoded by the coding sequence ATGTGGACGAAGGAAGGATTAAAAGAGCGATTTGAGAGAAATTTCAGAGAACGCGGTGAACTAGGGGCCTCGGTCAGTGTCTGGCAGAAGGGGCAGGAACTGGTTTCGATGGCTGACGGATGGTGTGAACGGCAGCAGGAAAGGCCGTGGACAAAAGAGACGCTGGTGCCTTTTTATTCGATGACCAAGGGCTTGGCTTCAGCTACGATGTTGATGCTGATGGATGAGTTGGGGGTGGAGCCCGAGGATGAGGTGGGTAGTATTTGGCCGGAGTTTCCCGTTCCTCAGGGGACGATCGCACAGATGATGTCGCATCAACTCGGGGTGGCGGCATTGGATGTGGTGGCTGAGGTGTGGGATCATGAAGCGGTGATTGCATCGATTGAAAAGCAGACTCCGAACTGGAGTCTTGAAGAAGGTGGGCATGGCTACCATCCGAGAACCTTTGGTTTTTTGCTTGAAGAAATGGTGCGTCGGATGTCCGGATGCTCCTTGGGTGAAGTCTGGCGGACTGAGATTGCCGACCCACTGGGGCTCGATGCTTGGATTGGCTTGCCGCTCAGTGAGTTTGGCAGGGTTGCGGTTCTCTACCCTGGCAAAATGGACAAGGGGGATTTGGAGAGTGGTTTTTACCGTGAACTGCATCGGAAGCAGTCGCTGGTGAGCCGGTCGTTTTTTTCTCCGCGTGGGCTGAATTCCGTTCGTGAGATGAATGAAATGCGGGCGAGGCAGGCCGCGCTACCCGCGATGGGCGGCATTGGAACGGCCGCAGCGGTTGCGCAATTTTATCAGGCGGCATGCGGGGCGATTTCTTTTTTCTCTCCTCAGGTATTAGGCTGGATCCGAGGGATGCAGGCCTGTGGTTTTGACCGCATACTGCAGACGAGAACGGCTTTTTCCTGTGGTTTTCAGATGGACCCTATGAATGAGGAGGGGAGTAAGGAACGGATGCATTACGGACGTTCCCCTCAGGGCTTTGGTCACCCCGGTGCGGGGGGGAGTCATGCCTATGCCGATCCGGAATCGGGTCTGTCGTTTGCCTATGTCATGAACCAGATGGAGTTGAGTCCGTTGCCCGGGCCAAAGAGTCTCGACATGGTGGCATACCTCTGTGGGGACGAGAGTATCTGA
- the rpsK gene encoding 30S ribosomal protein S11 — MSEEEIKDVAAEEVETPVETPAAETPAAEAPETAEATETAEEEAPKAPEKKRDIFAELMGEDEESVRIHKAKKSKNVHTGVVHVTATFNNTLVSVTDVNGNAIGWSSAGKMGFKGSRKSTAYAAQVVSQDACRQAMSHGLKEAEVRVKGPGSGRESAVRAVQGLGIQISAIKDVTPIPHNGCRPKKARRV, encoded by the coding sequence ATGTCTGAAGAAGAAATCAAAGACGTGGCTGCTGAAGAAGTTGAGACTCCGGTTGAAACTCCAGCTGCCGAAACTCCTGCCGCTGAAGCTCCAGAAACTGCCGAGGCAACGGAAACAGCTGAAGAAGAAGCTCCCAAGGCCCCCGAGAAAAAGCGCGATATTTTCGCCGAACTCATGGGTGAAGACGAAGAGAGTGTTCGGATTCACAAAGCCAAGAAGAGCAAGAACGTCCACACAGGTGTGGTGCATGTCACCGCCACCTTCAATAACACCTTGGTCAGCGTGACTGATGTCAATGGTAATGCCATCGGCTGGTCCAGCGCTGGTAAAATGGGCTTCAAGGGATCTCGTAAGAGCACAGCCTATGCTGCGCAGGTCGTTTCCCAGGATGCATGCCGTCAGGCCATGAGTCATGGATTGAAAGAAGCGGAAGTCCGCGTCAAGGGACCGGGGTCCGGTCGTGAGTCCGCTGTGCGTGCCGTGCAGGGACTTGGTATCCAGATCTCCGCGATCAAGGACGTTACTCCTATCCCGCACAACGGTTGCCGCCCGAAGAAGGCTCGCCGTGTGTAA
- a CDS encoding STAS domain-containing protein: protein MSAENPILTYREIEFSWIRCEGKGSFLNSPLLKKWCDTEIDNGVLCVVVDLSACTGMDSTFMGTLAGLAMRLMKRPRGTLQIAEPGEKNRKSLEDLGLDVLMSIEPEDAAWRHRLEHVRSHLKPYAEEERKPANAPEVLEAHRKLVEADERNNEKFGTVLDFLEAEVKAKSEQGK, encoded by the coding sequence GTGAGCGCTGAAAACCCAATTTTAACCTATCGCGAGATCGAATTCTCATGGATCCGTTGCGAGGGTAAAGGATCATTCTTGAATAGCCCTTTGCTAAAAAAGTGGTGTGATACAGAGATTGATAACGGGGTGCTTTGTGTAGTGGTCGATCTTTCAGCCTGCACAGGGATGGACTCCACATTTATGGGGACCTTGGCCGGCTTGGCAATGCGTTTGATGAAGCGTCCCCGGGGCACCCTCCAGATCGCTGAACCCGGAGAAAAAAATCGAAAATCTCTGGAGGATCTGGGCTTGGATGTCTTGATGTCGATTGAACCAGAGGATGCTGCTTGGCGTCACCGCTTGGAACACGTAAGGAGTCATTTGAAGCCTTATGCCGAAGAAGAGCGAAAGCCGGCTAACGCACCTGAGGTTTTGGAGGCCCATAGAAAGCTGGTTGAGGCTGATGAGCGTAACAACGAAAAGTTTGGCACCGTTCTGGATTTTTTAGAGGCCGAGGTGAAAGCCAAAAGTGAGCAAGGGAAGTGA